In Oryza sativa Japonica Group chromosome 3, ASM3414082v1, one DNA window encodes the following:
- the LOC4334090 gene encoding autophagy-related protein 16 translates to MTMVEAEAGKEAIRRALRSLRRRHLVEEGAHRPAIEALARPFAAQAVEWKEKAEKHELELQQCYKAQSRLSEQLVTEIEEGKASKALLKEKETLITTMQTELEQTREENTQLKQSLEEKTSALDLIIQEHQAVKAELEQALTKQKVAEDENRNLIDRWMLEKMKDAERLNEANAMYEEMVLKLKSAGVGGIQHNALQEADGIIRRSEAGYMDIMETPIPSTCRITIRAHDGGCGSIIFQHNTDKLISGGQDQTVKIWSAHTGALTSTLQGCLGSVNDLAVTNDNKFVIAACSSNKLFVWEVNGGRPRHTLTGHTKNVSSVDASWVKSCVLASSSNDHTIKIWDLQSGFCKSTIMSGSNANSLAFIDGVTLCSGHRDGHLRLWDIRSAKCTSQTFAHLDVSSVSVSRNRNFILTSGKDNVHNLFDPRTMEVCGKFKAMGNRVVSSWGRPCISPDENSIAAGANDGSVYIWSRLKKDGVPTILQGHSSSVVSSSWCGLGPLATADKHHIYIWT, encoded by the exons AT GACGATGGTGGAGGCCGAGGCCGGCAAGGAGGCGATCCGGCGAGCCCTGCGGTCTCTGCGGCGGAGGCATCTCGTCGAGGAGGGCGCCCACCGCCCGGCCATCGAGGCGCTCGCCCGGCCCTTCGCCGCCCAA GCGGTGGAGTGGAAAGAGAAGGCTGAGAAGCATGAATTGGAGCTGCAGCAATGCTACAAGGCTCAGTCACGTTTGTCCGAGCAGCTCGTTACCGAGATAGAAGAGGGGAAAGCATCAAAAGCGCTGCTTAAAGAGAAAGAAACACTGATTACTACCATGCAGACTGAACTCGAGCAAACCAG GGAAGAAAATACGCAGCTCAAGCAGTCGCTTGAAGAAAAAACAAGCGCTTTAGATCTTATAATTCAGGAGCACCAGGCAGTTAAAGCTGAACTTGAACAGGCATTAACAAAACAGAAAGTGGCAGAAGATGAAAACAGGAATCTGATTGATCGATGGATGCTTGAGAAGATGAAGGATGCAGAGAGGCTTAATGAG GCAAATGCAATGTATGAGGAGATGGTTCTAAAGCTGAAGTCAGCTGGTGTTGGTGGTATACAACACAATGCACTACAAGAAGCTGATGGCATCATTCGTCGTTCTGAAGCTGGGTACATGGACATCATGGAAACACCAATCCCATCTACATGCAGAATCACTATCCGTGCTCATGATGGTGGCTGTGGATCTATAATTTTCCAGCATAACACAGACAAGCTAATCAGTGGTGGCCAGGATCAAACTGTCAAGATTTGGTCTGCACATACCGGTGCTTTAACCTCCACTCTACAAGGCTGTTTGGGGTCTGTCAATGATCTTGCTGTGACTAATGACAACAAGTTTGTGATTGCTGCCTGTAGCTCTAACAAATTGTTTGTATGGGAAGTTAATGGGGGGCGCCCACGTCACACTCTGACTGGTcacacaaaaaatgtttcatccgTTGATGCAAGCTGGGTGAAGAGCTGTGTTCTTGCTAGTTCATCCAATGATCATACCATCAAGATTTGGGATCTTCAGTCAGGCTTCTGCAAAAGCACCATAATGTCAGGGAGCAACGCCAACTCACTAGCTTTCATTGATGGTGTCACCCTTTGCTCGGGTCATAGGGATGGACACCTTCGGTTATGGGACATCCGAAGTGCAAAATGCACTAGTCAGACATTCGCTCATCTTGACGTAAGCTCTGTCAGTGTGTCACGGAATAGAAATTTCATTCTTACAAGTGGAAAGGATAACGTGCACAACCTTTTTGATCCTAGAACAATGGAAGTTTGTGGAAAATTCAAGGCCATGGGTAACAGAGTGGTTAGCAGCTGGGGCAGGCCTTGCATAAGCCCTGATGAAAACTCCATAGCTGCTGGTGCTAATGATGGGTCTGTTTACATATGGTCAAGATTGAAAAAGGATGGGGTACCGACGATCCTACAGGGCCATTCTTCGTCGGTAGTTTCAAGTTCATGGTGTGGGTTAGGACCTCTTGCTACCGCTGACAAGCATCATATCTATATCTGGACTTGA